CGGCCCACGTGCCACAACTGCGCGAAGATTTTTCCGCCTTTGGCGTGCACAGCCTCTGTCACCAGTTTCCAGCCTTCTACCTGCGCGTCTGTGTAAATGCCCGGCACGTTGATGTAGCCGATGGCCTGCGCGCTGATAGGCGTCCCTTCAGAAACGATTAATCCGGCACTGGCGCGCTGGGCATAGTACTTGGCGGTCAACTCTGTGGCCACGTTGTCTGAGTTAGTAGCCCGACTGCGCGTCATAGGCGCCATCACCACGCGATTGCGCAGGTCCAGATTATTTGATTTGTATGGGGTTAAAAGCGGTTGATTGTTCATAGTCTTTAAAATTATGTACGGACAAAAGTTGTGTATACAAGTATATAGGTAAAAAAATATTAGCGCTGGCGCACTTTGTCTAGCAAATTACCTAGCAGGGTAGCTTCTTCAGGGGTAAGATGCCCGAATCTGCTTTGAAAGTCCTTAATCACGGTGTCAATCTGCTTCAACAGCTCCAAGCCTTTGTCTGTGATCACAATGTCCACCTTGCGTCGGTTGTCAGGGCACTGGCAACGGCTTACCAAGCCTTTCTCCAAAAGCTTATCCACCAAACGCGTGGCATTAGACTCACGGTCCAACATGCGTTCCTGGATAATGCCCAACATGCAAGGATTAGGATGCTGGCCCCGAAGAATGGACAGCACATTGTGCTGTTGCAAAGACAACCCGAACGGCCTTACCGTGCTCGCCAACTCCTTGTGTAGCCAGTTACCGGTGAACATGATGTTCACGGCCATCCGGTGGTACGGACTGGTAAAGGATTTTTGTTTTATTTCGTCTTCCAGGTTCATCTAGTGCAAATGTAGAGATAACTATTGTATATACAATTGTTGCATTGGTATAGTTTCAGAAACCTTAAAGAAAGTCTGATTATTTACAGCCTGGGCAAAAAGAAAACAGGCCAAAGACGCAGAAGCGTTTTTGGCCTGTTTTGCAGGAATTAGCCTAAAAACGGCTTAGTTATCAAAAGCTTGTTTAAGCGCCATGGCCGCTTGGGCCTGGGCACTCTTGGCTTCGGGCAGAACGGTGGCCATCCCGAAGAACTCGTGCGTGACGCCATTGTATTTCTGGTAGTCGGTCTCTACGCCGGCTGCTTTTAATTTTTCTGCCAGCGCCTGCCCCTCAGAAGCCAGCGGATCAATCTCAGCCCCCACGATGGTGGTAGGAGGTAAGCCTTTCAGGTTGGCGTTCACCAGGTCAATCCAGGGTTTCTTGCCATCTGCCGGGCTGTTGAGGTACTGCTTGAAGAACCACTCCATCATGGGCTTGTCCAGAGGCTTGGCCTGGGCATATTTCTGGTAAGAGGCGGTATTGGTGTTGTAACCGGCAATAGGATAGACCAGCACCTGGTGCACGGGCATCTGTACCTTCTGGTCGCGGGCCATCATGCTCACGGCTGCAGCCAGGTTGCCCCCGGCGCTTTCGCCCACAACGGCCACATTTTTAGCATCGCCTTTCATAGAGGCGACATTGGTCAAAGCCCATTTATAAGCGGCAAAGGCGTCATTGTGGGCGGTTGGGTATTTATGCTCGGGCGCCTGACGGTAAGCCACAGAAATGACAATGGCATCGGCTTGCTCGGCTAATCCTCTGGCGGACCCATCATAGGTATCTAAATCTGCAATGACCCAACCACCGCCATGGTAGTAGACAATCACCGGATACGAGGCTCTACCGGTTTTAGGCGTGTACACCCGGGCGTGAATCTGACCACCCTGCACCGGAATCATCTTGCCCAGGGTGTCTACTTTGCTAGGCGGCATGGGAATGTTGTTCTCCTTCATCAGGTCCATGACGGCGGTGGTAGGCGTGGGATTGGTTCTGGCCTGGGGCGCGGTGAGTTGGGGAATGGGTTTAGCTTTATAGCTAGCCAGTTTTTCTATGACGGTTTGCATGGGCGGGGTGATGGTAGAGCCCCAGGCCGGTTTGGCTCCGGTGGGCTTCAGGCGCACCATGCTGGTATCTGTGGTGGTAGTGTTGACGGTATCTGGGTTGCCAGAAGGAAACAGTTCATCGTCCATGCCGGCGACTTTCTTGGCCTCGTCCCGGGCTTCGGCTTCATTGTCTACGGTGCGTTTGGGCTCACAAGACGTTAGAAGGAGGGCGCCCGCCGCCAACGCCACCATCCCCGATTTAAGATTAGAGCGAGATAGTACTTCTATTAAGTTCTTTTTCATAGTGTTAAGGTAGATTGGTTGCATTTATCTACGGCATACATCTATGAACGGATGGTGGCAGTCGGCTATTTATGAAGTTGAATCCCGTATCCACCAGGGGTCAACAGGATGATAGAGAGTGCCAATGCCAGGTTCTTGCCTTAGGCCCATTCTTCGCAACAGATGCCCAGAAGCCAAGCGTCCCGTTTTTGGCCTGTTTTCCAGGAAATACGCCAAAAACGGGGAGGGATTACTTCTTATGAGATTAACTGCTACCTATTTACTGTTCACTGTTAATTGATTATCCACCATGCGGTTGTTGTACTGCTGAATGAAGGCCTTGAGTTTGCGCTCCATAGAGGTCTGGACCTCGGGCAGAGTGCCTTTCAAGTCTTTCTTCAGGAACTTGTCTTGCTGGTAGTTGAAGAGGCCCAGGGTGTTGGTGCCGTCGTGTTGGAGCAAATACGGGCCTTCGGTCCATTGGAAGCCGCCCTGGTAGCTCACGGCAAAATTGCCCTCAGCTGGGTTCAGCATGTTCTTCCCGAAGGAGAAATACGGCTTGTCATAGTGCAGATAGCCTAGCACCGTGGGCATGATGTCCAGCTGTTGCACCACGCGGTCCTTCTCCACGCCTCTAAAAGTGGCATCGCCGGGCGCATAGAACAGGATTGGTACGGCAAAATTGCCCCACGCGGTCTGGTACTCTGGATAATAGGTATAGGTAGCCGAGTGGTCTGCCGTAATCACAAACAGCGTGTTTTTAAACCAAGGTGCTTTACTGGCCGTCTCAAAGAACTTGCGCAAGGCCATGTCTGAGTACCCTATGCACTCAAAAATCTCATATGGCCCCTTCTTGAACTTGCCTTGGTAACGCTCCGGCACTTTGTAAGGATGGTGCGAAGACGTGGTGAACACCGCGCTCATGAACGGCTCTTTGAAGGTGGCCAACTTGCCGGCCATGAACTGCAGAAACTCCTCGTCCCAGATGCCCCACATGCCGTCAAAGTCTTCGGGCTTGCCATACTCCGCCATGCCGTAATACTGCTCCACGCCCACCAGGTTCATGAGCGCGTCAAAACCCATGGAACCGTTGGGCGCACCATGGAAGAACGAAGTCTGGTACCCTTTCTCCCGCAGGGTGCGCGGCAGGCTGGGCAGCGTGTTACTCACGTACTGCGTGAGCACGAACGGTTCCTGAATGCTGGGAATGCTGGTCATCACGCTAGGCAAGGCATCAATAGACTTCCTGCCATTGGCAAACGAGTTCCAGTACACCTTGCTCTGCGTCATGAGAGAATCCAGGAACGGCGTGAAGCCCGTGTAGGTGCCGTTCTCCAGGTGCTGGTTGTAGCCGCCAATGGCTTCCTTTCCGAAGCTCTCCAATATAATCACCACCACGTTCTTGGGCGTGAACTGGGCACTGTCTACCGGCTGATGAATGGGGTTAAAGAGCTGTGATAGTTCAGGTTCCTGGAAATAAGTATGCTTCTGGAAGGCTGGCTTGTTCAAGGTCCTGATCACTGAGAACGGCGTGTTGAGCACAATGTACATCTCCTGCGGACGCTCCACGTATTCTCCGGCGTTGCTCAACGTAATGGGCCGCGTACTGTGCCTGATGCCGCCCCTGATGGCCACAATGGTCAAGCCCACAGACAGCAACATAAGCACCGTGTGCCAGGGATAATAGTACCACGGGTTGATGTTCTGAGGACGCACCAATTGAATACGATTGTACAACCACGCCAAGGCTACCATCAGCATCAGCCAAATGACCGGCACGTACCAAAAATCCACCAGAAAGCTGGTCGCAAACTTGCCCCAGCTCTCATTCCCAAACTCCTGCACCACGCTGGCCGTGGTACGCCGCAGCGTGAAACGGTAGTACACAAAGTCAATGCTGTTAAACGCAATCCCGATGGCATTGCTCACCAAAAACACCCACTTCACCACTTTTCTAAAGGCAGGATGATATCTAAACGGGAAGGGCAGAATCATGAGCACCAAAAACAGCGCATTGGTATACAGCACCGCCGACAGGTCAAACTGCAAGCCCGCCGCCATCAGGTACAGCAGATCTGAGAACGAGGTCTCCTCAAAGAAGCCCTGGTTGAACAAAAAGAACAGAACCCGGCAAATGGTATAGAACAGCATGGCCAGCCCCAACGAAAGCAGCAAGGCGGCATACACACTTTCGCGCAAAGGCCGTGGCCTAAAGAATTTTATCATGAGAAAAGAACAAGCCACAAAATTAGCCAACCCCCGCCACTTATCGAAACTGTCTGAGAATTAGCCCCGTTTTTGGTCTCTTTTCCAGAAAACAGGCCAAAAACGGGAGAATTGCTGGTTGTTGATTGTCGATTGATTTTATCTGTTGGTGTAACACCCCTCTACGCTCCCCTCAAGGGGAGAATCCTTGATTGGCAAAGGCCTCTGCTTAGTGCACCTATTCCAATTGCAGCTGGCAATAGTCATTACAATCCGTACATGCTCCAACTGAATTTAGGATAGGCCTTTACTAAACGCACCCGTTCCAGTCTTTCCGTCGAGTCGCCTAAGCAGGTTGCCGCCTCAGGTTGGAACTGCAGCAAAGACGGAGAGCTAGCCGTTCCTCCACCATGCCAGTTCCCACGCAGAGGAGGCAAGCTGGTACAGCGCGAGGCGGGAAGACTGGAACGGGTGCGAGCGCTTACCGGGAACAATGCAACAAGGCGGCATAAGGGCACCGGAAGAAAGAGCCTGCTCAGGGATAGCCAACGGAAGCGCACCAACCAAAAATAGAAGATCGTGGAAGTAAATCCACACCCTAGAAGCAAAAGGAAAGAGGCACCAGGCTGAATATCCGTTAGAATACCAACATCGGCACTAAGAAATGAAAAGCTGGAGAAGCAAAAAACGGAAGCCTTTAAAAGTACTTTCCAAGCAAAAAACACCCACCACAATATTTTACATAACCGTATAGGGGACAGCCCCTGTATCTTTGTCTTGCTTTGGACAAAGCAAAAAGCTGAAGCCCTGAACGAGGCTTCAGGGAAAAGGTCTTCTCCTAACCACCGATAAAATGACATTCTCTTTCAATAAGAAACGAACGACCGGAGCAAAAATGGCTTCGTGGCAAATACAGTTGGCAGTAGTGGGGCTTTTGGCGGTGACTAGCTGTACCGCACCGCGCTCCATCATCCACTCGGGCCGCGTGACGCCACACGGACAGTTCAAGGCGGGCGCCAACTTTGGAGGCAACATCGCTACGGAGCCCATCGGGCAGCTGAAAGACGTCACCGAAGACGCCATCGTGGCCCTGGCCAACCGCGACTCGGTCTATTATGACGGACTGGTGAAATCTGCTACCAAAGCCGCCATCGCTTATTCGCTGGACCCTGTAGGACCCACCTTTGATTTTTATGTACGCTATGGCGTGTTGCCTAGAGTGGATGTAGGGTACAAATATGCGTCTGGCGTGCACGTGCTAGATGCCCAATATCAGTTCTTGGGGCCAGAGGCAGGCACCAACGCAGGCAATGAAAGATGGTACGGCAGCGTGGGCGTGCAGTACGCTGGCCAGAACTCAGACATCTTTGACAAACTGTTTTTGAACAAATTAAGCTCGGTGCTGGAGTTTAAGGCCGCTAGAAAAGACGTGCTGGTGCCATTGACTTTCAGCCGGTCGTTCGGGCCAGATGAGGAGTTTGGGAACATCTCCTTCGGGGTGGCCTATAACCACACGTTTGTAGAATACGGCTTGGTGCCGGGCAAGCTGTATGAGAAAGTAGGCGGCGGAAAAGCCGTGAAACTGGAAGGATTGACCAGAAAGCAGGACTTCGCGTCGTATGGGCTGTTTGTAAACGCCAAGGTTGGCGCCAAGCGCATTTACCTGCTGCCATCCCTGTCCATGTTCTACCAGAAATACGGCACGTATGAACTGTTGAAAGGTGAGACCGAAGACTTCTCGGGTATCTCCATCATCCCGTCCATTGGCGTGCAGATTGGCCTGGGCCAGGGAAAGGTGGGCCGCTAAGCAAAAGTGCGTTTTTGGCCTGTTTTCTGGAAAATAGCCTAAAAAAGGCTCACCTCCTCTAAAACATAAAAAGCCCGTCTCCTATGATTAGAGACGGGCTTTTTACATTATGGGCAAGCGTCATTATTTGTTTCTGAAGGTAAGACCGGTCAAGGCAATGATGTACACGCCGCGGTCTGCGTCATACTCTAAGGTATAGGCAGATGGGTAATAGCCGGGGTCATCTACAATGTTGAGCGCCGGAATGTTAGAAGAAATCGGCATGCCGTCCATGAGGCTTTGCATGTAGGCCAGCGTGATCATGGGTTCTAAGAAGGTGACCTTGTCCTGGTTGGAGCCATAGATAAAGGTCTTGGAGAAGCCGGCCGGCGAAAACTCAGGCGAGGTCACGTCTGACCAGTGCAGGCCCATGTGCGGCACGGCAAACGGCGCCGGGCCAAACACATAGGTGGCGGGCAGCACGCCCCGGGCCATGAGCGAATAGGCCCCCTCGTCCAGACCGCCTTCTATGTTCATGATCTGGCCCTGGGTCATCATGTAAAAGTGGAAGTCAAAGTGAGGCAGGGTGTAGACACCGTCGGGCTCATGGCCGTCTGGGTTCCAGCCAATGCTGATGGATTTAATGCCGGTGGCATGCAGTTGGCCGGGCAGTTTCAGGAAATACTCGCTGGGTTCATGGGGCAGGTTTATCAAGGCTTCTTCAGAAAGCTCCAGGCCCATGGCGGTAGGGTGCCCGTTCATCATCTCCACCCAGGTGCGCACAGAGCCGCCCCAGAGCCAGGTGGTGGGGCCGTAATAGGTAGAAGAGATGCCCTTGGCCATGTTCTGGTTCAGGCTGCTGGGAACTACTTCCTCCTGGGGTTCACAGCCGGTAAAAAAGGACAAGCCGAAGAGAAGGGGGGCCAATAAGATTTTTTTGCTCAAGGTAGATACGTTTCTCATAGTACTGAATAAAAGGGATGACATGAAGAAAAAGCGCCGGTGAACGCCTGGCGGTGAGCCAAGAGTGGAAGAGTGGTTGCGTGTTGAAAACAGCGAGGCCAGACAAGCAAACAGCCTATCTTAATTAGAAGGAAGGTGGCCAAGGAGAAGTGCCTGCACCCGCCTTGCTGCGCTGCGCTTGTTACCTCCTGTATGCGGGCATGGGCGCGGCATACAAAGCATCGTGGGGCGTTGGTAAGAGAAGAAGCAGTAGGGATAGAGCAGGTGTTGGGGCTAGTGTGGGCAAAAGTAGAGGCGGGCAAAAGCAAAG
The nucleotide sequence above comes from Nibribacter ruber. Encoded proteins:
- a CDS encoding MarR family winged helix-turn-helix transcriptional regulator, with amino-acid sequence MNLEDEIKQKSFTSPYHRMAVNIMFTGNWLHKELASTVRPFGLSLQQHNVLSILRGQHPNPCMLGIIQERMLDRESNATRLVDKLLEKGLVSRCQCPDNRRKVDIVITDKGLELLKQIDTVIKDFQSRFGHLTPEEATLLGNLLDKVRQR
- a CDS encoding alpha/beta hydrolase — protein: MKKNLIEVLSRSNLKSGMVALAAGALLLTSCEPKRTVDNEAEARDEAKKVAGMDDELFPSGNPDTVNTTTTDTSMVRLKPTGAKPAWGSTITPPMQTVIEKLASYKAKPIPQLTAPQARTNPTPTTAVMDLMKENNIPMPPSKVDTLGKMIPVQGGQIHARVYTPKTGRASYPVIVYYHGGGWVIADLDTYDGSARGLAEQADAIVISVAYRQAPEHKYPTAHNDAFAAYKWALTNVASMKGDAKNVAVVGESAGGNLAAAVSMMARDQKVQMPVHQVLVYPIAGYNTNTASYQKYAQAKPLDKPMMEWFFKQYLNSPADGKKPWIDLVNANLKGLPPTTIVGAEIDPLASEGQALAEKLKAAGVETDYQKYNGVTHEFFGMATVLPEAKSAQAQAAMALKQAFDN
- a CDS encoding LTA synthase family protein, coding for MIKFFRPRPLRESVYAALLLSLGLAMLFYTICRVLFFLFNQGFFEETSFSDLLYLMAAGLQFDLSAVLYTNALFLVLMILPFPFRYHPAFRKVVKWVFLVSNAIGIAFNSIDFVYYRFTLRRTTASVVQEFGNESWGKFATSFLVDFWYVPVIWLMLMVALAWLYNRIQLVRPQNINPWYYYPWHTVLMLLSVGLTIVAIRGGIRHSTRPITLSNAGEYVERPQEMYIVLNTPFSVIRTLNKPAFQKHTYFQEPELSQLFNPIHQPVDSAQFTPKNVVVIILESFGKEAIGGYNQHLENGTYTGFTPFLDSLMTQSKVYWNSFANGRKSIDALPSVMTSIPSIQEPFVLTQYVSNTLPSLPRTLREKGYQTSFFHGAPNGSMGFDALMNLVGVEQYYGMAEYGKPEDFDGMWGIWDEEFLQFMAGKLATFKEPFMSAVFTTSSHHPYKVPERYQGKFKKGPYEIFECIGYSDMALRKFFETASKAPWFKNTLFVITADHSATYTYYPEYQTAWGNFAVPILFYAPGDATFRGVEKDRVVQQLDIMPTVLGYLHYDKPYFSFGKNMLNPAEGNFAVSYQGGFQWTEGPYLLQHDGTNTLGLFNYQQDKFLKKDLKGTLPEVQTSMERKLKAFIQQYNNRMVDNQLTVNSK